From a single Lactococcus carnosus genomic region:
- a CDS encoding bleomycin resistance protein has translation MHFNKTIPELSVFDINNSKNFYVNILGAKIEYERKEDKFIFLSLEENQLMLEEISDEGWNVGDLDYPLGRGINISLEVKDIDLIYQKVKLYDIPLYRDMMINHYGGINEMIEQKEFLLQDPNGYLLRFTD, from the coding sequence ATGCACTTTAACAAAACGATTCCTGAATTGTCTGTATTTGACATCAACAATTCGAAAAATTTCTATGTAAATATTTTGGGAGCAAAGATTGAATATGAACGAAAAGAAGATAAATTTATTTTTCTATCGTTAGAAGAAAATCAATTAATGTTAGAAGAAATAAGTGATGAGGGTTGGAATGTAGGAGACCTAGACTATCCTTTAGGGCGGGGAATTAATATTTCCTTGGAAGTAAAAGATATTGATTTAATTTATCAAAAAGTTAAACTATATGACATTCCTTTATATCGTGACATGATGATAAACCATTATGGGGGTATTAATGAAATGATAGAGCAGAAAGAATTTTTACTGCAAGATCCTAATGGTTATTTGTTAAGATTTACAGATTAG